GGAAAGCGGGCAGATGACGCAGCGTGACCGGTTCATTCTGCCGCAAGCGGCCCTAACCACGGACGCCACGCTTGCTAAACTCGGCGCGTCGCTGCTGTCAGAGTCGGTATGCGACCTTGATCCCCAGTCGTGGATCAGTCCCGTGGGATTACCACCCCAGAGCGTAGCGCGCCACGATTTCCGCCTTGCAATCTCGCCTGTCCCTGGCCGCTACTATCCTCGCCTGGCATTTGGCGGCCTCGCGGAAGGCCGCCGGGATTTACGGCCCTGCCGTCTACTGCGTTGTGATGAGACGTGCCTGGTCTTGGATCTCAATCATCCGCTGGCGGGACACAGCGTACGCCTCATCCTGCAGTCCAGCCACGAGGAGGCGGCCCCTGGTCGCTTCCGAGACATCTTCACGGGTCCCGGCATGCAGGTGCCGCCCCCCCAGGCGGCCGCCTGCTACTTACCCGAGGGCGCCTTGAGCCGCTTCGACGAGACAGCCGATTCCGCGTTTTATTCCCGCCCGCGGCTGGTCCATCATCTCGACGCCGCCTGCCGCAGCGCGCTGGCGCGCTTGTATGCGCGGTTTCTCGAGGCTGGCATGC
Above is a genomic segment from Thiobacter sp. AK1 containing:
- a CDS encoding methyltransferase domain-containing protein, with translation MSVEAVLLWESGQMTQRDRFILPQAALTTDATLAKLGASLLSESVCDLDPQSWISPVGLPPQSVARHDFRLAISPVPGRYYPRLAFGGLAEGRRDLRPCRLLRCDETCLVLDLNHPLAGHSVRLILQSSHEEAAPGRFRDIFTGPGMQVPPPQAAACYLPEGALSRFDETADSAFYSRPRLVHHLDAACRSALARLYARFLEAGMRVLDLMSSWESHLPTAPADLAVTGLGMNSEELAANPRLHTRVVHDLNSNPRLPFHDASFDLVICTASVEYLTDPATVFAEVRRVLCAGGKFVLTFSDRWFPPKAIRVWSELHPFERLGFLLWLLDQTGFSALHGETLRGLKRPRDDRYSSQRDYSDPLFACWGQA